AACCAATGCGAGCGATTGGCGGTGCCAGAGACGCTTCGCCGAGCCGAGAAACGGGTTTGGTCAGGAGTCGGTGGGCAGAGTCGAGACTCCAGATTGGGTGGAAGCGGACTTGGGGGCGGGGATACGAATGCAAAGAAGGGAGCAGGGGTAGGAGCCGATCCAGGGCTGGGGAGTACTGATCTCTAAGGAAAGGAGGATGAAAACTGGGATGGTACGCATGATGCGCACAAATTAACCTCCTGCCTCCCTTTGCGGATAATCTTCCAAGAAATCCTAGAAAACCTCTgctctgtgatttatgtcttccTCATGGTCCAATTGGCTCATTCCCAATAGTTCAATAGTTCTCTTATTGGTCTAGAGAAGACACTATAATCCTCAAGTTTGGCTGTTTCGTTGTTCCATCTTCTCATCTGTTTGTAATATCTAAGTTTACGAGCCCACCTCTGGTACCCAGCTTGGAGCAAAGAGCTCCGAGTCCGTGAAATTCTGCCTATCAACCACTGACGTTACCACAGCCAGTGGGTTGATTGGCTAGATTCAGAAGCCTGGGGAAACACTTCCTTTCTAGAGACCCACCACAAAGACCACCGAGACCCATAGTTTGCACTTGGCTGATGTATTTGCATAAAGTCAGCAAGAAACAACAGCAGAGACAGCGGTAGACTGAGCTCACTGGCAGTAGAAATCCCatttctgaaaaagagaaaggggaaacagTGGGGAGAAAACTAGCGGTCACACCACAAAGGATCTAGTGGTTTTAGCAAATGCTGCAGCCGCAGGCGCCAGGTTTGGCTGCACAAGTGCTATGCAAATTAGCCTAGAGCCCGCTACCCTTTGCACCTCTCTATCGGACTAGGATTTAGAAATCactcatttttcagataagaaaagtCAGGGGATTTGTTCCAGCGCATACAGCTAGGATGCCAGGGAGCCAAGGGTAGGAGCATCTTTGCCCAAGGGCCCTCCCTCCTGCCAGCCCCCAAGACACTCACATCTGTCTTCACATCAGTTTTGCCAGGCTTCAGGGTCTGGTCTTCGCGTACAATGCTACTGGGGAAATAGCCCAGGCGAGCAGCTACGTCTCCATAGTAATCTCCCTGAACCTGGGGAAGAGGAGTTAAAAGCCGGGGTTTGGGAAGATGGCAAGCTCACTCCTGCTGAAGATCTTTGCACTCTTCTCCCTGATCTTGACTTGGCTTGCTCCATCCTTGTCATTCCAATCCCAGCTTACAGTCACATGCTCGAAGGTCCTCCCTGACCACACCATGTGAATCACCCAGTCACTTTGTATTAATTCTCAAAGCAGCACATACTTGctgatatttgtttgtttgtttgttttgcggtatgcgggcctctcactgttgtggcctctcccattgcggagcacaggctccggacgcgcaggcctagcggccatggctcacgggcttagttgctccgcggcatgtggggtcttcccggaccaggacacgaacccgtgtctcctgcatcggcaggcggattctcaaccactgcgccaccagggaagcccacttgctGATATTTTTGATGGCTTGTCTCCCTCCATTAAAATAAAAGGGGTCATTCTTTATTGTACCCACCATAGTAGGTGCCCTAATAATTGATAAACAAAGTAAAGTAGACCACAATAGCCTCCCCTCCAAAACTATATTTCAGTTCACTCCGAGATTTTCCCTTCAGGTGAAAAAAATCAGGGTGCACGCCCACCCCAGCCACCCTACCCTTTCCTCCTCTGTTCTCCCAAGACTCACGCTGCCTCCCCAGAAGAGCCGCCCTCGGCCCTTCAGCTTGGAGAAGACATACACGACTTGGCCCTGGCGTATAGTCAGGAAACGGCAGTCGGGGGCCACGTAGTCCTGAAGGGCCACGGCCATGGAGATGGGGTCTGGGGAAggaacagaagggagtggcagcaccCTTCCACAGGCTAGCCATCCAAGCCCCCAACGCCCCCAACCCCCAACTCTTACGGCTGCATTCCTCGTCAGCACACAGCTTCCAGTCAGCCAGCTTGGGCATCGGGTAGCCCCCGACACTAGGACCTGGGAAGGCAGACAGCAAGACAACAGCAAGAAACACCGAGGACCAAGCCATCGTGGACTGCGAGCGAGAGTGCCTAAGGGAGGAACGGGGTCTCCAGTTCCCTCTCGCCCTCCCTCTCCAGCAGTACAAGGAAGCCTGTGTTCTGGGTCTTGTCCCTGCCTTAAACCAGTCCCAAATTTCACCCACACCACCTAGGGTCTGCTACCCAGCCAGAACCATTTCAAGGACAGGGTGAGGGCTGCCAGCACAAGGAAATACCCACATAGGCTCAAGGCAGCCCAGGCCACTCCAAGTAACAGCCACCCCCTCAACAGAGACGGGGTTAGGGCAGGCCAGTTAAGATATTCAACTCCATCTTTTATGAGTTGGCTTGGGGATCTGGGCCCCTCTGCTCTCCCCCGCAGGGACAGAACCAGAGAAGCCAGTATGGAAAAACCACCTTGGAATTTCCTGTGCTGAGGGGCAGCAGAACAAGGCAGCCCTTTGATCGCCAGGAATAGCCCCAGCTCCCAAGTATGGAGTGAATATTATATGTTGGACCTTAGGCTAGGCGATGCCCTACCACGATCACCATTTATCCTCATAAGCCACTTCCTGACTGGGTGACCTGGGCTAAGCTATTCCTCCTCCCAGAGCCTCACCTTTATCatctgaaatagaaataataaaaatgagtagTTATTTATAGAGCATTCACCATGCATATTTTTATTAACTCAAATGTATACTCTGCACCTCCTTTAAGAGGAGTGATCATAACCCCATTTTACGtagaaatggaagcacagagccttaaagaacttgtccaaggttacagaGTTGGGAAGTGGAGGGGCTAGATCTGGCTCCAGGCCCACACCCATCACTACTGATCTTGGAGCTCAGTCAGTTGCCCAGGGTCAGAATAAGAAAATGTCagaggatttgaactcaagtctcATTTCTAAAACTGTGCTTCAA
Above is a genomic segment from Kogia breviceps isolate mKogBre1 chromosome 18, mKogBre1 haplotype 1, whole genome shotgun sequence containing:
- the MIA gene encoding melanoma-derived growth regulatory protein — its product is MAWSSVFLAVVLLSAFPGPSVGGYPMPKLADWKLCADEECSHPISMAVALQDYVAPDCRFLTIRQGQVVYVFSKLKGRGRLFWGGSVQGDYYGDVAARLGYFPSSIVREDQTLKPGKTDVKTDKWDFYCQ